ACGTTTATTCGGTTGCCTTTGGTGAAGATGGCAAGATTTTAGCGAGTGGCAGTCGCGACGGCACGATTAAGCTATGGCAGATGGACACCTGCGACCCCGCACACACCCTGACTGGGCATTCAGGGCCGGTTTATTCGGTTGCCTTTAGTCCCGATAGTCAGACGCTTGTGAGTGGGAGTGATGACGCGACTATCAAGATTTGGCGCTGTGAGTAGTCGATTATTTCAATTGTTGATTCAGTTATTTTTTAAAATTTAAAAACCGTATATAAACACAAATAAATCCAACCTTATAAAGCCTTCTTTGTGAAAATTCTTTTTTAAATCGAAATATATATAGCAGTCGCCACTTCAGTCAGTACATAGGATAGATGAGAAGTCATTTGTTTCCGCGTTCCTATGGCAAACCCTTACAGCTATGACCTGCGACGAAAAGTGATCGAGGCAATAGAACTCAATGGTATGAAGCCAGGAGAAGCCAGTGAAGTTTTCAACATTAGTCGCAACACTATCCATACATGGTTGCAGCGTAGAGCGCAAACGGGTGACTTTAAGGCAAAAGTCAGAGAGCATCGAGGTAATAGACACAAAATCACCGACTGGGAGAAGTTTCGAGCCTTCGTGGAAATCCACGGGGACAAAACTCAGCGTGAGATGGCCGAATTCTGGTAGGACAAGATTAGCGACCGAACCATATTATGGTTAACGACATAATAGTACAGCACAGACAAGTGCATAATGACGGGCACAGTACGAGCAGGTATCATATTAGTGAAGTTTGGGTATGGGATGGGATGACAAACGAGGTGTATCCTCAGTATGCAGTTTAGCGACAACCATTAATGGATAACGATGTTGTTTTATTTCTGGCTAGTGCAGGGTTGTTGGTACTCTACCTCATTGTTTCAGCAAAGACTGAGATGGGGACAAAATGGCCTTGGCGGAAATGAATGTCTTAACCCTTGCTCCCCTAGGTTTCACTTCTTAGTTTTTATTGAATAAAAAGATGAACAATCTCTATCTTGCGAATTTAGGTGTCCCACTATTCGCCCAAAGTATTGGATATCAGATTTTGCTGCTTATTCCAATTATTATTATCGAAGCATTCATTTACCAAAAAATGCTTAAAATTAGTCAAATTAAGGCGATTTGGGTTTCTTTTGCTGTTAATATTATTTCAACAATTGCAGGAATTATAGTTCTATTGTTTTTATTGCCGTATATTGTGTCGATGTTACTGGGATATTATTATTTGCCAGTCCAGTCGGGTAATTTTCCATTTTTGCCCGTAGAAATTATGGTAACACTCATTCCCATGTTTTTCGCTTCTGTTGCTTTAGAATTTTTCGTTGGCTCCTTTTTGATAAAATCAATCAAAAACAGCCAATCATTTTGGATAGCGAATGGTTATACCTACTTGATGCTTGAGATGTTGGCTATCACCCAGCTTATCCGAGGATACATTCAAGGGCGTGGATAATAGTTGATTGACAGTACAATTACCAACTCAAGCAGCCTGAGTAGCGTTGGATTTAGCCGGTGTTGGCGAATGGGTGATTTTTTTCTCGTCGGCGTGGGTGCTGGAAACTGAAAGCCTTTACAAATTGGAATGATGTTGATGCAATAACCCTAAGCTTCATCTCCAAACTTTCTCACTGCAACATCTGCTGTTACTGCGCCCAACACTATACTAGCTTTGACAAATGAGCTAGTTGCTAATGAATTGTTTGAGACTTTGGACGAGCTAGAGGAAGTGGTCTTTCAGCACTGCTGTCAGATGCTGTTGCAGAAGAATTTGATTCGAGAACGGCACGATTAAGCTCTGGCAGATGGACACCTGCGACCCCGCACACACCCTGACTGGGCATTCAGGGCCGGTTTATTCGGTTGCCTTTAGTCCCGATAGTCAGACGCTTGTGAGTGGGAGTGATGACGCGACTATCAAGATTTGGCGCTGTGAGTAGTCGATTATTTCAATTGTTTATAAGCTTTCAATATTTTTTTAAAGTATATATAAACCTGGTTCAGTGTCAGCCCCAGGAAGAATATCACGGCTACTTTTAACACCTCTACTCTCGCACAACTGTGCAAAAGACTCTAAACTTTCTAATCTTGCTGCCAGTTCGCTCAAAGCATCTAAATATTCAGCTACAGCAATTTGGCGATGTGTCCATGTTTCATCAAATTTTGAAGAACTATAGGACATTCCAAACTCTACATCAACATTAGTTTTTTTGCCTCTGATTTGGTCAGGAGATAAAGCGCGGTCGCTGGTTGATATTTCCGTAATTCGTTCTACTCGTTCGGTTGTAATATGCTTTTCAAACCGAGAATTAGTAAAGCGATAAGCTGTAGACAAATAAGAGTTTTCTTCACTGATTAACTCATCGCCCCATCTTTCCGCGACTTGTTTAAATTTAGGGACTTCTATCGCAAGCAATTCTTTAGCTTCTTGATGCTTCCCGATTTCTAGGAGAAGATTCGCCTCTGTTGCTGTGGCTACTGCCCAACCTTGAATAGAAACATCAACATTGAGCATAATTTCAGCTTCTAATTCAGGCGTAGCTTGCATCGCTTGATTACTGAGAAATAATCGCACTCTGGAAGCTGTTTTAATGGCTTCTCTCGGTGATTCATCAGGAAACCGAGAACGATCATTTAGTTCAGCTTGTAAAGCAGCAATTTCTTTAATGAGCATTGCTTGATGAACATGGGAAATCGCTTTGGCGAGGCTTTGTTGTTTTTGCCGGCTATCTTCTACTAATAAATACAGATAGGCTAATTGTCCAGAAATAGTATCTAAGCGATTATCAATACGATTTAATCCAGCTTCAACCCGATTAAAACCTGTTATTACGCTGTTTTCAATCCGATTCAATCCAGCTTCAACTCGGTTAAAGCCTGCTTCCATTGACTGCTGAATGTGACCTAAAGTGTTTTGGATTTGGTGCAGTTTATAGCCCATATAGGCAAAGCCGGCAATGCTGACACCAAGGTTTAAAACACTTGCGCCGGCAGCAATTTGAGTTAATCTCATTACTGAGGATAAAGTTTTTTCAATACCGATTAATTTATGATAAGTAAGCCCATGACCAATAACATCAGTTCCTCCTAAGATGGGGGAAAAGGGAATACCCATTAGTTTGCTAGTTAGTCCTGGGGTTTCGGCTAAATGGCGCACAATTTGACCACCATTTTCTGTACCAGCAGCCCATCTAATAACGCTTCCGTGGCGTTTCATTGAGCCATCTAGTAAAGCTTTGATGATTTCGGGATTGTTAACTAAAAGAGTCGTATCAATTAACATTTTTTACTCTATTTATCGATTGTAAACTTCAAAGTTTCCGTAGGATTCCATTTGTAATCTACGCGATAGAAAATTAATTTTTAACCCAGCTAAGTTACGAAAAGCGTCATATCTATCGAGTTGATTGACATTAGGCTCAAATCCTTTGCTAGATTCATTTAGTTCAATAGAGACTAAGCAAATGTCATATTCTGATTTTTCTCCTGCTGAGACTGAATACTGATTGCTAATAGCGTCAACTGATTTATTAAAGTCGCTTCCAGAGTCTAGGCATAAGTAATTTGTAATTTCATAAAGCCGTTCTCCATCACCCATATCAATTTGTCCTTTTGCTTGGAGTGATTTAAGAAACTCTTCTTGTGCAGCAGAAACTACTAAAACTAAAAACTGTGGAACTGTAGGAGTTTTAACTGGAGGAGTTTGAATTGTCTGAGTTGGAACAGAGCCTCTAGGTTCTCCTCGATGAGTTAGCTGTTGTGACTGCTCCTCTTCTTGCTTCTTGGGATTGAGGAGAAAATGTACTACCGCTGCCATTCCTCCTATTGCTGCTAATTTTGCTAGTAGTGCTAAAAATTCCCTAGGCTCCATTTTTTAACTCCTGAATTTCCTTATGTTTAAAACTTACTTCACTGACGAGAACCTTCTTCTAACTTTTGACAAAGTTCTGTCGTATTATTTTTTTGAACTTCAAAATCGCGCCAAAACTGTTTTTCCTGTTCAAAGTTATCCTCAATAATCCTTAACTGTTGTTGCAAAGCACGTTCAGCTAAATTCGTAACCTCATCAACGGATTCTTCAAAGCTAGTGCTAACATAATCCAATCGTGGCTGAATCCACTTTTGTAAAATATCCCATAAGCTTCCTTTTCCTTTCTCAATTCCACTTAACCATTGTTTTGCCATTAAGTCTGGGGATGGAAGAAAAAGTTCAACATATTCAATATCTTCATAAACATTGCTAGTTACCGCTTCTTCATAATTACGGGTTACAGGACGTGTTTTTGTTCTCGTTTTTGTGCTAGCGAAACAAGAACCATCTTGATAAGATTCTGTATATTCTTCCTCTTCTGTTTTTGTGCGAGTTTCATATTCTGTTTTCGTACCAACTACTTCTGTTTGTTTAGAACGATTTTGCTTAATAGCGTCTGGAAGTTCAAAAAATTCATCAGGTAAAGTTGGCGGGTTTTGAGCTAACTTCTTGAGTAAATTACTAATGGCTGCTTTTTCAAGCTTAATTGAAGAGAGATTTGCTTCAGACAAGGATTTTTTTAATTCCTCAATTTCTGCATTACCTAATGATTCTAGAGCGTCTTCAAACTGTTTTGCTTTTCCTTGTAATAAAAACTCTGCCCTTACGGATATAGCTTGCCTCATTGTGTGATAGAGCAGACGAACATAACGCTCATCATGTTCAAGTTCTTTTTTCCCCTTATTATCATCATCCCGTACCCGCTTAACCAAATGTTCTGACTCAGAAGAAAATTTACTGAGCCTTCGACTAACATCATCATAGGCTTTAGCAATATCATCTGCTAATGCAGGTGATATAACTTCTCCTAATTTATCTCTTAGCTTAAAAGCTCCTTGATTATTCTTAAGAGCATCACGAACTGGCACAATTAGATATTTTGTTAAGTCTCCTTCTACTTCAGCGACAGCGTGAAAAACTCTAGCAAAGCCTGTAATCTCTGGGTTCTCGTTTATGAACTCAATGGGAGTCATACTATTATTCTTCTTTTTTAATCCTTCTACTAATTTTTTAAGCTTATTATCAAAAGTTTTCTTGATATTTTTTATATCTTTATGAAAATCTTGGCGAATTTTAGCGATTTTCTCTCTTTCTTGTGTAACTTGCTGTTGATTATAAATCTTTCTAGCTTCAATCAGAACATCGAGAGATTTCGCCAAAGCATCGTAATTAGCGAATACCTCCAACAAAGCAGGAAGTATTACCATTTTTGCAAATGATTCTTGAACCCGCCGATGAAAACAATCCCAAAGTTCTCTGCCACCACTCCATTCTAGGGAATAGCGGAGAATTTTTCGCATGGTTTCATCATTAATAGGTTGACCTCTTTTTACTTCTCGTTTTACTTCATAAAACCACTTCTCTAACTCCTCATTTTGATCGGTATATTCTTCAATCGTACTTGCACAGTCTCTAAAAAGGGCTTTGAGTCGTTCTAGCCGTGTTTTTGGGTCAACGATTGAAGGTTCATAAGGGGAGTTTGAACCCCAAGCACACTGAGCATAATATAAAAGACGAGCATTAAAACGCAGAACATCAGGAAGTTCTTTAAGTGATAAGACCTCTTTAATTCCCTCTCTTAACTGATCAATCCGCTCTGATAGGGGTAAATCATCCGCTCCTCGGTTATCGACCCGATTTAAGATAAAAATCATCGAATCTGTGCTTCCCTGTAAGTATTCGACCACTGTCTTTAATTCTTCCAAGAGGCGTTTTCTGTGGTCATCATCTACCTGCATATAGTCCAAAGCTACTAAATTAAAAGCTTTATTAACTTGCGTTTGGATAGTTGCTAAGTTGGCCCGGTCTTGAACTGATTTCAATCCTGGTAAATCAATCAATTCAACTCCGATTCCGTTGGGTAAACCTAGCAAAGCAGCATCACAAGCAGGTAAAAGAGGAACATGAGCGGTTATTTGTGGCGCAACATAGTCACGCTTTTTCCGCGCCGCGTGATAGGAGTGCATCACCGTGCTAATCCGCTGGTATAAATCCTCATCACTTAATCCAGTCCATTCACCAGTCTCCCAAGCAGCATCTTCCGTTTCTGCAATAATTAATTTTTGTTCTTGAGAATGTTTGATAGTTAATACACCCCCACTCATTTCTCCGGCTTCAATCGGTGCGATTTTCCGACCAATCAGCGCGTTAACAATTGTTGACTTTCCAGAAGACGTAGTTCCCAGAGTCGCAATCCGAAAACTAGGATTTTCTAACCGTTGGACGGCTTCTTCATAAACCGTTAAAAATTCCTCTAGGCAAGATTTAATCTGTGGATCATTAAAAACATCAGGGGACGCGTTGACTAAGCTAGAAACTGAGTTACCTAACTCTTTTAAGAGGTTGCGGGTGTTGTTTAACTGAGCTTCAATATTGAGTTCCACTGGATGCCCCTGTAATTAATAGTTTGGGTTAATTCCACTAAATGCTTAAAAATGTAACGGGTTGCTTTGCAGCAAATCTTCCCCATGCAGGCGAAGTCTGCCGTTAGGCGGATTCTTTTTTTTCTTCACCATCACCTTAATCTGCGGGAGAACGATTGGCAAGGGCGGTATCCCGCCACCTTCCCAGCGGTTCACCGATGGAAACGACAGTTTCAGTGCTTGGGGAAACTGCGTTTGCGTCTGTGCCGGTGTAGCCATCTCTAGCGAATTGAATAGGGCGCAAAATACCTCCCAAGCTTCCTCAATTAAGGTTAAGTGATGAGTCGCTGTATGCACCTGGTATATTTACTGATTTTTCATTTAGTCAACGACAATCAGGCTTTGAGATAACGCATAAATCTATCTATTCGCTCATTTTCTCACGTTGCAGCGCTCTGTGCTTTTCTCCTTAACACATCACAGCATCGAGTTAAATAAAGGTTTAATTTCATCACCGGCTTGTATGAATTGTTAGATGCGCCACTGCCGGCATCAAGCTGTTTAACTTTTGCAAAGTTTTGTTCTTAACGCCTTTTTCTCTGTTGCAAAAGTGAGTTTAACGATTAATTTTTTTTAGGAATAAAATCTGTTTAAGCCAAAGATCGCCTTTACGTCCCTTTTTAATCTAGCTACTGGAGGATTGAGGACACTGGGAAAAGTGTCCCTTAGAAAGAAGACAAGGCAGACAAAGCACCTTAAGTTGGGTTTAAGCGGCCTTTAAGGAAGTTCATCAGTTCTAGCCACAGTCAGCGATACCACCATGATGCAGCTCAATTCCTCCGAAAATTCTCTCAACGTCACACCTTTTTCCAATATGGGGCCGGTAACTTCTGGTGTTTCGCCTTGGCTAACTGCCTTAACTTATCCCTTGGGTCGTTTCTTGGTTCTGCCATCTTATTTTGGCCGGCTAGAGGTGAGCGGGCAAGAAAATCTACCAAAAGAAGGGCCGGTGATTTTGGCCCCCACCCACCGTTCTCGCTGGGATTCGCTGATGCTGCCTTACGCCACAGGACATCATGTCACAGGCCGGCATTTGCGATTTATGGTGACAGCAGATGAAGTTAAAGGACTGCAAGGCTGGATAATTCGGCAACTCGGTGGATTTCCCATTGATGTCAAACATCCTGGCATTTCCAGCGTGCGTCATGGTGTAGAACTGCTTCTAGATAGCCAGATGATGGTGATTTTTCCCGAAGGTGGCATTTTTCATGATGGTGAAGTTCACCCGCTAAAACCCGGACTTGCTCGGATCGCCCTGAAAGCTGAATCGACCCACCCCGGATTGGGTGTTAAAATTGTGCCGATGAGCATTCGTTACGGTCATCCCTATGCCACTTGGGGCTGCGGTGTCAGTGTTCGCATCGGTTCGCCTTTAGTGGTGGCTGATTACTGCAAGCAACATACCAAGCAAGGCGCACAACAGCTCACTGATCGCTTGGAAACCGCGATTAAAAAATTGGATAGCGAGCACCCCTCATCCCAAGCAGAGTAAGCGATAAGGAAAGGCACAGACTCAGTACCTTTTTTACAAAAATCCCAAAAGCCGGCCCTTGTAAGCGATAACCTACCGCGCCGGCATTCACCATCTGCATTTATCTGTATATGCCTGCCGGCAGACTACCCTATTATCTGCCTATGGCTTCCGCACAATGCCTTATCATCTGCGGTAGAAAAAAACAACCTTTGCAACAAATCTAATAATAAGCAAACTAGAAGATCCGCTCCAATACTTTGATAATATTGAAGTGTTCCTGCAAAAGAAAAAATCAAAATTTTGCTGAGCCTGGTTTAATGCAATAAACCACACCACGCATACCCCACTCCTTGTGAAACTGCGAGAAACGCTTCCAAGGGCAGTGTGCGTGGGTTCATTTATGGGCTGAGCCTTAAACTATTTTTCCTAGAGGTAGTAGCCTTTACTGAAAATCCCTTTCAGCAATCCTCACAGGGGCCAGTAATTCCCAGCCGGTAAAAACTGACTCAACTGCTTACCCAACAGACGTTTGATCAAATATCTGTCGGGTGGAATTATTAAAGAAGCTCCATCAAAAGTTTTGACTGTACATCAAGCGAACCCACCCTTAAAAAACAGACTAAACTAAAAAAAGATGGCTTTAAAAATATCCATTTGGTTCGTGAATTATGAATTATGAATTATCAGAACTTAATTCAAAATTCAAAGTTCAAGCTTAAAAAATATCGAAAGATTCTCGTATCTCAAATTCTAGGCCCAAAACGCCTTGCAATTTTGGAAGCGTGTCTGATTGGCTTAGTCTCTGGACTAGCGGGTGTTTTGCTCAAACAAGGGGTGGGATGGCTGGGAGGCTGGCGAGTTTATACAGCAGCCCATCTGATTCCCGCATGGTTCTTGCTCCCCAGTGTCGGAGTCGTTGGGGGGTTGCTCACCGGCTGGCTGGTAGAACGACTGGCCCCTGAGACTGCCGGCAGCGGCATTCCCCACGTCAAAGCCGCTTTAGCCGGCGTGAGTATTTCTCTAGATTGGCGGGTGGCTAGTGTCAAGCTGGTCGGCACAATTTTAGCGGTGGGTTCAGGGTTAACCTTAGGCCGGCAAGGCCCGACTGTGCAAATTGGAGCCGCTTTGGCTGCGGGGATCGGTCGTTTGATTCCCACCTCGCCCGACTACCGACGCCAACTCATTGCTTGTGGGGCGGCAGCCGGCTTAGCTGCCGGTTTCAACGCACCCATAGCCGGCGTGTTGTTTGTCGTGGAAGAACTGCTCTACGATATCTCCGGCTTTACCCTTGGCCCAGCAATTATCGCTTCCTTTATCGGTGCTGTTGTCTCCCAATTGCTGGGTGGCGATCTGAATCTTGACATCACTCAAAGCGTTTCCCAGACTCGGTTTTTAGCTCAGGAGATTCCCTGTTACGTGGTGTTGGGAATCCTGGCTGGATTGCTGGGCAGCCTGTTCACGAAATCAATAGTTGCGCTCTTATACTTCAACCGGCGCGTACTGCGTCTGAGCCTGCCGGTGCGTATCGCCCTAGCGGGGCTGGTATGTGGCCTGGTGGTGGCGATGCTACCCGAAGCCTTCCGCAACAATTCAGGTTTGCGAGAGTTCCTCCTCAGCAAAGAAGCCAACCTGACAAATATCTCCCTCGCCTTTGTCGCTCACTTCGTTCTGACCATTATCGCCGCCTCTTCAGGCGCACCGGGCGGGTTATTCGCCCCATCCCTGGTGCTGGGTTCTGCCTTGGGCCACATCGTCGGGATTTTGCAGTGGGATTGGTTCGGCATTGGGGTGCCTACCACCTACGCCCTTGCCGGCATGGGCGCATTTTTTTGTGCGGTTTGCAGAGCACCGATTACAGCCGTGGTGATTGTTTTTGAAATTACTACCGATTTTAAACTGGTGCTGCCTTTAATGATTGGCTCTATAGTGGCTTATTTGGTGGCAGAAAAGGTAGAGAAGGAATCCCTTTATGACCGGCTACTAGAATTTAATGGCATTAATTTGAAAAAGGAAAAGCCGGCAGATGGGATTTTGGCTGAGCTGTCGGCGTCGGATGTCATGCAGCGCCGTGTGGAAACGCTATCGAGCCAAATGAACTTGGATGAAGTGATGCAGGCGTTTTCCCGCTCTCACCACCGGGGCTTTCCGGTGGTCGATAATGGCAAGCTGGTGGGGATTGTTACCCAAACAGACTTGGCAAACACCGGCAAGCGCCAGTTGCCCGGAAATACGCCTTTGAACGAGTTCATGACGCCACAGCCGGTGACAGTGAGACCTGTGGATACCTTAAGTGAGGTACTGTACCGGCTCAATCGCTACAATCTCAGCCGACTGCCGGTGACGGAGGGGCGAAAGCTGGTGGGGATTATCACGCGCAGCGATATTATTCGCGCAGAGTCAGACAAACTGACTGGTGAAAAGGCTCAGGTTGGCCCTCATCCTGAGCCTTCTTATGTGGTTTACCAAACGCGAGCACCGGCGACGGGTAAAGGTCGGCTGCTGGTGCCTTTGGCCAACCCGCAAACCGCCCCAGCCTTATTGCGTCTGGCGGCGGCAATGGCCCACGAGCGCAACTATGAAATTGAGTGCCTTCAGGTAATGCTGGTATCTCGCCATAGTTCGCCGGCTGAGACGCCGGTGAGAACCGTCAAAAGTCGCCGGATGCTGCGTGAGGCTGAGCGGATCGGGCGAGATTGGGACGTGCCGGTGCATACCCAGGTGCGCGTCGCCCATGATGTAGCCCAGGCAATTTTAGAAACCATTAAGGAGCGACACATCGATTTAATTTTGATGGGGTGGAAAGGCAACACATCCACTCCCGGTCGGATTTTTGGCGATTCTGTAGATACGCTAATCCGGCAGGCGGCATGCGATGTGGTGTTGGTGAAATGGGGTGAGAAAAGCCGGCGAAAGCTTGAAATCTTCAACCAGCCAGCAATCCCCCACGCAACACTCAGCACTCAAAACTCAGCACTTTCTTTAAATCGCTGGCTGGTGCCGATGGCCGGCGGCCCGAATTCTCAGCGTGCGGTGCAATTACTGCCGGCTTTGGTCGCAATTAGTGCGAAACCAGAAATCCGCCTGTGTCAGGTTTGTCAGTCGTCGGCTGGGAAATTTGATACAACGTTATTGGATAATGCCTCGAAGTTTCTAGATCGGCAATTGAATGTGCCGGTGATTTCGATGCCGGTGTGTGCGAATTCTGTATCTGAAGCCTTAATAGATTTAGCGCACAAGGATCAGTGCGATGTGATTGTTTTAGGGGCAAGCCGAGAGGGTTTATTGCAGCAAGTTATTAAAGGAAATATTCCCGAAGCAATCACGCGAGGTTGTGATTGCACGGTGATGCTGGTAAGAGGTGCAAGCGCGTAGAGTGCGTGACTCATGCACCCTCCTAAGAAGTGAACTATTCATTTGATCCCTTCACTTCGTAGTAACTCGTGTAATTGCGGTACAAGTGCCGGCAGGT
Above is a window of Microcoleus sp. FACHB-672 DNA encoding:
- a CDS encoding WD40 repeat domain-containing protein — protein: MDTCDPAHTLTGHSGPVYSVAFSPDSQTLVSGSDDATIKIWRCE
- a CDS encoding dynamin family protein: MELNIEAQLNNTRNLLKELGNSVSSLVNASPDVFNDPQIKSCLEEFLTVYEEAVQRLENPSFRIATLGTTSSGKSTIVNALIGRKIAPIEAGEMSGGVLTIKHSQEQKLIIAETEDAAWETGEWTGLSDEDLYQRISTVMHSYHAARKKRDYVAPQITAHVPLLPACDAALLGLPNGIGVELIDLPGLKSVQDRANLATIQTQVNKAFNLVALDYMQVDDDHRKRLLEELKTVVEYLQGSTDSMIFILNRVDNRGADDLPLSERIDQLREGIKEVLSLKELPDVLRFNARLLYYAQCAWGSNSPYEPSIVDPKTRLERLKALFRDCASTIEEYTDQNEELEKWFYEVKREVKRGQPINDETMRKILRYSLEWSGGRELWDCFHRRVQESFAKMVILPALLEVFANYDALAKSLDVLIEARKIYNQQQVTQEREKIAKIRQDFHKDIKNIKKTFDNKLKKLVEGLKKKNNSMTPIEFINENPEITGFARVFHAVAEVEGDLTKYLIVPVRDALKNNQGAFKLRDKLGEVISPALADDIAKAYDDVSRRLSKFSSESEHLVKRVRDDDNKGKKELEHDERYVRLLYHTMRQAISVRAEFLLQGKAKQFEDALESLGNAEIEELKKSLSEANLSSIKLEKAAISNLLKKLAQNPPTLPDEFFELPDAIKQNRSKQTEVVGTKTEYETRTKTEEEEYTESYQDGSCFASTKTRTKTRPVTRNYEEAVTSNVYEDIEYVELFLPSPDLMAKQWLSGIEKGKGSLWDILQKWIQPRLDYVSTSFEESVDEVTNLAERALQQQLRIIEDNFEQEKQFWRDFEVQKNNTTELCQKLEEGSRQ
- a CDS encoding lysophospholipid acyltransferase family protein, translating into MMQLNSSENSLNVTPFSNMGPVTSGVSPWLTALTYPLGRFLVLPSYFGRLEVSGQENLPKEGPVILAPTHRSRWDSLMLPYATGHHVTGRHLRFMVTADEVKGLQGWIIRQLGGFPIDVKHPGISSVRHGVELLLDSQMMVIFPEGGIFHDGEVHPLKPGLARIALKAESTHPGLGVKIVPMSIRYGHPYATWGCGVSVRIGSPLVVADYCKQHTKQGAQQLTDRLETAIKKLDSEHPSSQAE
- a CDS encoding chloride channel protein, whose amino-acid sequence is MNYQNLIQNSKFKLKKYRKILVSQILGPKRLAILEACLIGLVSGLAGVLLKQGVGWLGGWRVYTAAHLIPAWFLLPSVGVVGGLLTGWLVERLAPETAGSGIPHVKAALAGVSISLDWRVASVKLVGTILAVGSGLTLGRQGPTVQIGAALAAGIGRLIPTSPDYRRQLIACGAAAGLAAGFNAPIAGVLFVVEELLYDISGFTLGPAIIASFIGAVVSQLLGGDLNLDITQSVSQTRFLAQEIPCYVVLGILAGLLGSLFTKSIVALLYFNRRVLRLSLPVRIALAGLVCGLVVAMLPEAFRNNSGLREFLLSKEANLTNISLAFVAHFVLTIIAASSGAPGGLFAPSLVLGSALGHIVGILQWDWFGIGVPTTYALAGMGAFFCAVCRAPITAVVIVFEITTDFKLVLPLMIGSIVAYLVAEKVEKESLYDRLLEFNGINLKKEKPADGILAELSASDVMQRRVETLSSQMNLDEVMQAFSRSHHRGFPVVDNGKLVGIVTQTDLANTGKRQLPGNTPLNEFMTPQPVTVRPVDTLSEVLYRLNRYNLSRLPVTEGRKLVGIITRSDIIRAESDKLTGEKAQVGPHPEPSYVVYQTRAPATGKGRLLVPLANPQTAPALLRLAAAMAHERNYEIECLQVMLVSRHSSPAETPVRTVKSRRMLREAERIGRDWDVPVHTQVRVAHDVAQAILETIKERHIDLILMGWKGNTSTPGRIFGDSVDTLIRQAACDVVLVKWGEKSRRKLEIFNQPAIPHATLSTQNSALSLNRWLVPMAGGPNSQRAVQLLPALVAISAKPEIRLCQVCQSSAGKFDTTLLDNASKFLDRQLNVPVISMPVCANSVSEALIDLAHKDQCDVIVLGASREGLLQQVIKGNIPEAITRGCDCTVMLVRGASA